The following are encoded in a window of Pseudomonas multiresinivorans genomic DNA:
- a CDS encoding amino acid ABC transporter permease, whose amino-acid sequence MELLHTFFNWGVFVDALPVMLRGLGVTVMLGILSIVLGLVGGLALAMIRLYALTPLRALARVYIDVLRSIPLLVLLVLIYYALPFMGIRLSSFAAATAALSMVSCAYAAEIFRSGIEAIPRGQFEAAASQGMGFFHTMRDVILPQAMRIVMPPMTSNCINVMKDTALASVVAMPDLLKQATQAQALAANPTPLVGAAVMYLLLLLPLVQLVSWVEQRNHSGSKAA is encoded by the coding sequence ATGGAACTGCTACATACCTTCTTCAACTGGGGTGTCTTCGTCGATGCCCTGCCGGTGATGCTGCGTGGGCTGGGCGTGACGGTCATGCTGGGTATCCTCAGCATTGTGCTGGGCCTGGTCGGCGGCCTGGCCCTGGCGATGATCCGGCTCTACGCGCTCACACCGCTGCGCGCACTGGCGCGCGTCTATATCGATGTGCTGCGTTCAATCCCGCTATTGGTGCTGCTGGTGCTGATCTACTACGCACTGCCCTTCATGGGGATTCGCCTGTCGTCCTTCGCCGCGGCCACCGCAGCCTTGTCCATGGTTTCCTGCGCCTATGCCGCGGAAATCTTCCGCTCGGGCATCGAGGCCATCCCCCGTGGCCAATTCGAGGCCGCTGCATCGCAGGGCATGGGCTTCTTCCACACCATGCGCGACGTGATCCTGCCGCAGGCAATGCGCATCGTCATGCCACCGATGACCAGCAACTGCATCAACGTGATGAAGGACACAGCGCTGGCCTCGGTGGTAGCGATGCCGGACCTGCTCAAGCAGGCGACCCAGGCACAGGCGCTGGCGGCCAACCCGACGCCCCTGGTCGGTGCCGCCGTCATGTACCTGCTGCTGCTGTTGCCGCTGGTGCAACTGGTGAGCTGGGTCGAGCAGCGCAATCACAGCGGGAGCAAAGCAG